GGTATCTGCGCATAGGAAATTCTAAAGCTATGGACCATGGTGATGGGTGTAGGTAATGTAGTTCGGGGGCATCTGCGCATATTTATTTTAAGACCACAGGTGATCGTGTCCTTCAGAGAGGTGGATTCTTAAGACCATTAGATTTGTGGTATCTAAAAGGGGCATCTGGGCATATttatttcggaaaatgggtcatttgtccaaatatttttaaaacatggttctaatggacgagtaaaaattagtatgggtgaaatggacatcaaaaaaaatagcaaggatgaaactggattcatcctggcttaaacttaaaaaatagcgaggatgaaactggatgcgcTCTGTGTAAAttataaataagaaaaagtatttgaaaatgggtaggatgaaactgtttacatcctgactatttttacatttttgtccatttaaacagtatcaaattctagatgtctttttcacccaggaattgttgattttggtctttttaaccaattttgtgtatttattttaGATAGTGTTGTTATGCTCTTGAATGCACTTATTGTCTTGTTAGTtgttagggcaattcctatggaatgaaTAAATTTGCTCCCATTATGGATTCAACAAACATGAAACACGGATATGGCCAAACCagtaaatttgttggtttgatCACTGCGGGCCAACAAGAGCCGCGCGTTTCAGATAAAACCTTACAGACGTTAAAAAAAAGAAGATCTCATTGGCGGGTGAAGTAAATCATATCCGCCAGTGCATAATGTTAACTGGACGGCGGGTGAACATCAAACGCCAACGTGTATATCTCAATTTAATCATCCAACGGCTCTTACTCATTTCAAATCTAAATCTCACACCATCTACATCTCTACGCTCTACCTCtaaatttctcaatttcataTTCCTTGTTTTTCACGGAAAACTACTCATATCATCCCAATCTATTAGAAAAAATTCTGATAATCTCTTTTACAAACAAATCTAGCATCCCCCTCgcaacaatcacaacaacaaaGGCAACAATCCCAATAACAAACGCAACAATCACAAGCAAGAACCACTAGAATTCGTGGTgtcaagtatacgatggatgaaAAAGAATCAATTCAAAGGAATTATGTATTATTTACAATAGATCAAATCAATAGTTGCTCACAAGAAAAGAATActttttatgaaaaaaatttcaaaaattttgTGAAGAAATCAGTAACATCAACAATCGTGATGCCGACgggttgtctcatcgttttcaTGCAATTAGCAAAGGCGTTAGTAATACGTATCTTTGACCATGCAAATGTGGCGCTCCAAAAGAAGTGAAACTGAATCGGATTTTGGAACGAAGATGTCGAGAAGAGTGGCAAAGACCCCACAAAACTGGTTTCTAACATGAATCTTGTTTCCATACTCTGAAGATGCTTAACAAGATTAATCCATACTTGTTTGAAGGTAAGCAAATTCCCGCAAGATCACCATATGGTCCAATCTCTCATGATTTTCATAATGGTGGGTCTGCCTCCTCACCAGAAGGAAATGGATCTCCATATTCTGGGTCTCCAAATAGTCAGGAACACCACAACACCAATGTGGACATTAACACCAATGTCAAGAGAAGAATAGAAGGGAGCAGAGagctggaaaagcagcgagagaACGACATGTAATTTCCACGATTTACATCTCCTTTAATGATAGACataattaattgaagatataTATGTAATTTGCAACAAAGATTTACAAAAGAAAtgagaaaattaaggaatttGTGAATTTTTATCAGAAGATTAACTTCCCTCAATTTGTAGCCTTATTTTTCATGGTGATcgattttttctttcctttttttgtaCGTCTCTTTATAAATTCTATAGTCTATTTATGTTTTAATTGATCTTTTGATTGAATAAAAAGATCATTATTTTCAAGACAGAAAGTGGTTATCGGATGTTAGGCTGATCTTTACATATTATTCGTCAATTTTTAGTATTTGTGTACCGGATCAAACTTGTATTTAAACCGGACTGGATAATAAGATTCACTAGTCGGACCATCTGATTTATAAGAAATAGAACAATTTTTTAGATATTTACTGGTCAGTGATGAAACTGACCGAAAATATGACTGGGTCATTGGTTCACTGATCCGACTGGCCGATTAGGTTTTCAGAATATTGTCGCGCATATATGAACAAGTCTTATGATTTAGAAAATCTCTGTTTGAAAATTGGTGATCTTCGGAACTTCCCAAGAATAAATCTTGGAGTGGTAAGCGTTTTAAAATTGTACCTCTTGCCTACAAGTATGTCATTTAACACGGTTAATTTGTTGCTCGGctttcttctaattttcttttgttttgtttgagATTTTTGTTAAAGGATAGCAAAAAGCGATCCGAGGAGCGTAAAAATGGTTGTCAACTCGTTAACTATGATCAATTCGAAATACTTTTTCAATCCAGACCGAAGTACCCTTGTGTATCACGTGATCCTCACACGTtcaattgaaaaatgaaatacGAAAGGCTTTTACATGTGAACACAGAACGAAAAGATGATTTTTTCGAGAATCTGAGAAATGAATCAGATGAGGTAAGTGAAATTGTTAATTTGATTTACTTTATTTAGATCCaatgaacacaaaaaaaaagaagaaaaaaaaaataaaataaaaaagaagaataaaaaaataaaaaattaatgaagCCGCGtagaatcaaacaagaaaaagaaaaccatttAAGCACTATATAGAGATAGTTGTACAGGTGACTATGCTTGCTCTCCCTTTAATTGTTTGATTCATGAACAAtggtattattttccttcattgtGAAACCACATGGTTAGTTTGACATTATTTTCTgaatttttataattttagctGGGTATTTCAAGCTTCAGTTCGAAACACAATCTGGGAATggagaaaaaagaagacaaatagcTCTCACCCGGTGCGAAAGCGAATTTGGGATATCTACCCTTTTGCAATGAATGCGAAATTGGGGAATAAAAAAAGGAATttggggatattgattacttcccccaacccatggtgtgtgctaaggggtgattttttggtatgaaaacactaaaataccctttgattaattaaaaaacattatgaaaagaccattatatcttttctactaaaacttaaaatcaaaaaccaaaccaTTTATCCCCCATTCTCAAATCATTTCCGACACTGAGGGtcaagtttttgaaaaaaaaaattcttcaccgTTCTTCATCCGTTAttcgtcgattaatcgtcgattcaaaaatttcttcgtcgattaacctacccaaatcataaacaatgcctccacgaaagaaaacaaatgcccaatcgaattcaaaatcgattgctcaacaaaaacaggaacaaagaattgctaagattgctcaagagcaagaagaagaagattcggacaatcaacctctcgcaaccatgacttctgtgagaaggtaagttattttaaactactttatgagtgtttaaatcgatttataccaacgggtttaggttagaatcgcgaaccctaactgTTTCAGTTGAGTTTCAGTTAGTACCGGCACTGCAATATGTATGAATACAGTGCCGGTTTTTGTTATCCGGCATTCAATCCTGGATGAATGCAATGCCATTTCCAACCCCAGATTCACCTGAAACTGAATTTTCTCTACCggcatagaatttgggtcgaaGTTTATGCCGGTTTTTCGGTACCGGCAGTCTTTAATAATAATTTGTGTATACCGGTAGTAAActaaaaacatacaggagagtttatgaaaTTATCACCAATACCGGCATAGAATTTGGGTTGGATTACATGCCGGTTTTGGGTACCGGCATTCGTTTGTAATAATTCGAGCAtgtcggtagtggacttaaaacatacaggagagtttatgaaaTTGTCACCTATACCGGCATAGATTTTAGATTGATTTGTTTGCCGGTACAAAGTTACGGCATGGAATTTATTTATTTCGAGAGTGCCGGAAGTAGTCTTTTGATATCCAGGAGAATTAAATACGACTACCGGCattttctatagtcaatgttCACTGCCGGAACACTTAACCGGCGTGGTTTGTTTAAGTATGTCAATGCCGGtacaaaaactgaaagtgagttttctcacattcatttcgtgtgcttatgatataggtcaaaagccaaggaagctaacaaaagaaaatctaaagatgcggtcactaagagaagaaggaaggccggtattgatactcctcaatctctccctcctcgagggaaagatgaaggtcgcaaaaagcgtttgagggctgagacaagagggataatttgggagtgtggtggtgaccgtagtcgagtTGTACTCCGTGAGcacgatgatcaagatgagcaagatgaagaggaaagtgaggatgaagataatgtggttcctccaagtcaattagcaagccaaagcgaagttggtgggccaagtcaacaaccaacacaaggcaatggCAAGAATGGCAAAGgcaaagtgaaagttaaaggttcccaccttcctcatattaatgacatgatacctgaccttgaacgtggtaaAATTTGGGGTGAATCTCCGAAAccgaaaacactatttggatacaagcactcggTGGGATCGTACTATCTATAAAACCTATGTAAacattttttatcttgtgcatatgtattgttgtgtatttatgtaaaatatcttatttgtattgtctcctaattgtatgATCATAAGAAGGATGtgtgtgtttgccgaaaccaagccgcggataGTTGGAAATTGTctgaggaatgtgaagaggtccaacaaaTAGTAATGGATTCTGGtctgttgataagcacgaaagtgccacgttttatacccatatttatattagctaggactcaatattttgtccaataacattattttagtgcttttgtagaaagtacaaataAATTGGATTGTGCGAAGATAAATGGCTAAAATGACACCTAATTGGTGTTTGAGCCTGAATattgtggctggcctggtattttatatatcagcaccactGGAATTAGTCATGGCAGCAAACAAATGCCGAGCTTCACATGGGCTGTTTTGTTCATTATTGTGTGCACTCAAGCTTCTCCCAGTAAACAGATAACGTGAAGAGGCCAAGGTTCTTCTTTGCCACGCTGGTGAAGTCCACTGGTAGCTAAAGGACGTGTCACCGCTTACTCCACTCATTTTTGCATGAGCGCATCTTATTTCTTGTAGCAATAAAAAGAAAGCAAATGGCTTTAAGCACCATTCTTACACTGCTCACACTACACCAAATCCAGGATTTTGTCACAGGACGTATCTGTTACTGATTTCATTTGTAACACTTATAGACCGTTGGTAAAACGCTGTTATAAATAATACATGTTGCAAAGCTTTTTTCTGTGACAATTATTAATTAAAGTTACATCTTATAAACGTTACAAATTAAACAGTAACGATTGAACTAATTTTACGGTTGCGACACGTGACTTACTGCAACAACTAATACAACGGTTTTAATTGTTACTTAATAATTACAACAAGTACGCTGTAGACACGTGTCCTTACTGTCACATATACAACAGATATAAGTGTGATAATTAGTTTGCAACGATTGGACGTAGGACACGTGTCACATTTGGTCACGGTTATAGTAACACGTATACGTGTTACTAAGTTTACCCACAATTACTTAAAGGACACGTGTCTTTGTTGTCACAATTACTGTAACGTTAAAACTGTTACTTTAAGTTGTAACAAAACAGTGATGCTGACAGGTGTTTCTTTTTGTAACAATTTCAAAAATAACTGTGAcaatttttaaaataacaaataaaaatataTGGATAACGCGGGTCACTATGGTGGACCTGGGCTTCCAGTTTAAAGACCTGCAATACAATTAAATGGGCTTCCAGTAATACAATTAAAACTGACACACAGACCTGcactttcttctttttcatatACACTCTGATTCTCAATCTACAAATCATCCACATTATACTGTGATCCATGTATTCATTACAGAAACCCAAGTACAAAAATTTAACCATAAATAATCTAAAGCCATCAACACTGTGAGCTGCGAACAAATAAAACCAAGCTTAACTTTTCAATAATACCATATGATGAGCTTAGACAAAGTTACCAGTTCATGTAATTCCGGCGTTTGGCATTCAATACGCAAGACCTGTCCAACAATAAAAATGAACACGTCAATGACAGAAGTTCCAAGTTTCATTGGTCAAGAGAGGAGTAAAGATAAAAACAggttaaagaaaaaactaaaattgTTTATTGATTTCTCTTCATAAACTCCAAACTACAACTTAGCTATTTTTAAATCAAAACATAGACTGTAGTGGGCATTCCACTTCACATGACTACTACTTCCTATAGTGTAAGTAAACAGACTCAACATGAATACCTACAGTTCAGCACGTCCTATACAGGTTATTTAACGAGGACAATGATGATATATGACCAGCTGCGGCCTTCCATGAAGCTGCAGTCGGTAAAGGTTTATCAGgtgtagagctggcaaacgggcgggccggggctggcttgttacgggttacacgggttcgggttaacacgggtcaaaacctGCTGGTCGATATTCTTCACGAGtgatcatttcttcaacccgcacccgtaacgggtaaagcttgcgggttcacgggttaacccgacttgtttaattaaaaataaaattataatttcATTAAGTTAATTTGTGACAAAACAGAGACCAAACCACAGAACATAACTTGGGGATAATACTAAAACATAGGATTACATAGAAAAAAAcacaattataagttctctagtcTACTGTGAAAAAGAGTAAAGAATCAAACCCTAACCTAGGATTATCGTTTCTAACCTAAAATCAATTCACATCCACCACTTTCATCACCTGCATCTCAATTTCATTCATAAATCTTCTCGTTATCACTACCACTAATCTGCAAcattaatcaacaacaacaaaaacgcaAACTCATCTTCATCCCATCATATTACTAATCCAACTCACATACACTTCATCTCAAACTAGTAACCTTACCTAATATCCATATAACAGGTTCTCAGATTAATTCCAAATTGAAACAAATGATTCACCCTTTGCTTAATCTTCAACTTGATTCCATCATATCCCTAAACcgtcaattttctttttttttttcaactaagTTTCAAACCCGTGAACCATGAATTCTCTTTTCTATTAAGAACCCTAATCGATGGAGTTCATCTAATTATTATACGAATCTAAACCTCAATTtaacaaaatcatctttcaatttCATCGTATTCATCACCAATCAACTTTCCAGTTCATGTTGGAACCCTAACTCACTGATTCTTCAATGTGAATTAAATTGAAAATCAATAACTAAAAATTCAACCTTAAACTTAACACCCAATACCCATCATTACTTACTTGATTTCATTCTCAATTTGATATAAAATTTTCAATCCATTCTAGAAccttaattctaattttactgaTTCCTCTTTCTTCAATCATCACGAAACCCTAACCAAAATTAACTCCACAGACTCATTAACTCTTTCCTTGATTCACTTATTCATTAATTTTATTCAAATTTCAGAAGAATCGTGAATCACTCACTCACAGTTCGTACGGTGgagaagaaaaatggaaagagaaaagaaaatccagaaaagaaagagaagaaacatAAACTCCGGTTCTCCGTTTGAGCGAACAAACAGTATGTGCCTTGATTTTTCCAAAGATTCATTGTTTATCCGAGATTCAATTCACAActgaagaacgaagaagaagggaaggagcagaagaagaaaagagagagataaaaaagaaagatatctcttcatttagttttagggtttctcctTTTATACCTTAATCGTGTGGATGTGATTAACCCTAGATAATCCAACGGACAGGATTATATAAAAATTACTAATTAGTTATTGtggacgggtttacgggttgtactCGCGgtttcacgggacgggacgggttaacccgtttattcacaagccggcatttctccaacacgaacccggcttgtttagaaaccagccgagTCGAGTTCGGGTTTTTacgggccgggcacgggttaacccgcgggtttcagcttgtttgccagctctaatcagGTGTACCATGTAACACTTGAGGAACTGTCGAACTGGGTGACAGGAACAtggacaagaagaaaaataagcagCTGGGTATTTGCAGTAACAGGGGTCAAAAGGAAATTCAGATTGACAGGAGACATGAGTTGGCCGAATTATGACCCCAAAAGAAGCATACCGGGTTTTAAGTCATAATTTCCACAGGATACACCGAGGGAAAAGGAAGCAAGAAAAACACAATATATTGTACTCAGGGGGAATGTTAAACCAGGGCAGACAAGTGATCCTGTAATTGGCTTTGCTACTGCCACAGGCCTTCGTGATGCTGTCTTAACACCACCTATACTAGGAAAAAACATGGCTGCTCAAATTCGCAAGTGATTCTACTAGCATGGGCCCTCAGAAAAAGCCTAAGGTTTGATTCTAATTTTTGTTATAATTTAGTGAGATAACTCAAAAGAATATATACGTACCCTGCTGATATCAGTAAATTATTTAAATATATATTTGTTGCCCATGCATCATCATGTTCATATCCAAATTCAGTCACTAGAAGAGATCTGTCCACCTGGACagaataaccaaattcacattgcaatTATTATGACAAACCCAAACTTTCTTTGCATATACTATAATATGCAACAAACTTAGATTAAATAAAGAACAAGACAAAATTGATGCGTAAGTTACTGATAAAATTATCTAAGCAACCAGTACTCACCCGATCAGTTTTGCTAACATGGCTTGTCTGTCCATTACAGAAGGCCTCGCCACCTGAAAAACCAATTGCCCACATAAATAGTTAACAAAGACATAATAAACAAAACAAGACTGCAACAAGTAATCAGTAACATCCATACCGGCTGATGCAGAAAATGTACGGGTATTCCAACACATAGGACCTCCAACAAAATTCAACCTGGACATGAAGTTGAGATGCGCATAAAGACAACACAACCAGCAGTTAACCTCCAGGTACAAGAGTACCACCGCCAACACAGACACACACAAGAACCAGCCAGCCAACCACTCCAACATTAACACATTCCCCTCCACCACTTCTTTCTCACCATAATCAGACCCCTACaataaaatcagaaaacggaaattaCACATCCAGCAGTTCATTCATAGGACTAAAGAAAACACCACAACAAAAACCTAactaaaaaaattcccaaacCTGTTTTGAATCCAAATCACATTCAACAGTTAAATTTTGAAGCGCTTCCATATCAGTACTCTGCATAAAACAAACAACAttatcaaaaccagaaaatcaaaacaagaaaaatacataaaacaaGTACTAAATTGAGAACCAAAGGATTTACAAATTTGAACAAATATTAAGGGCTTTTCTCAGTAGTAAGAGCTGTGTAATCTAGGGTTTGAGGAGCAATAAGATCAAAGGGAAAGTGAGATCAAGGGTGCAGTACAAAGAGAGAGCGAGAGAGCAATACCAATACACTATGAATGAACTGGCAATTCAGCTGCATATCTTCCAGAATCTCGGATGCCAACGATCACTTCAGGTTTGAATTCCTTACCAGTTGATTATACTGTGGAATAACATTGACTTCGAGGAACGCCCATGAATGAGTAGTATGGAGTTTATTAATCctacttttaaaagaaaaagtaaaagatTAGTATCTAAAATTAGTCTGCTTTAGGTATATATAAATTGAGTACAAATGGAGCTTACCCCGCATTCCAGTTTGAGGATCAGCGACAGGATTTGGTAGAAGCCCAGCTGCGTTGTTGGAGTTTTCACCCATACTCATCTACAACAAATGAGAAAAATAAACAAGAAGTTTAACTTACACCAACCAGGTATTATAAGATTATGCAGCTACCCATATCATAAATACTTCTAAAGAAAAAATTTGTCACGACACTCTTTTACCGATAGGACTTGCATCAGTATACTCCATGGCAAACCTGACTGTTTCATTCACGAGGTTCGTCTCTTTGACAGAACCTTCACCTTGCCCTGTATCAGTTTGCACATTGACATTTCAATAGAAAACATAAGTGTTATACAAAATAACAAACATCACATAAGCAAAGCCATATTCATGCTAAGAACTACTGCATTTCACTTATAACTGTTATCTGTAATTCATTCTTACATGCTCAGAACCCAAAACATATGCAAAGCTTTTTTCTCTCCTAGTGATATAAGaaacaaacccaaatttttagacAACAGATCAAACCCCTAATTTGAAATAGTCGAATATCAACATAAtaattctaaaaccctaatttgaaatagCAGAACAAACCTAATTAAAAAGTTGGAAACGAAAAGTTAGATCAACATCACGTCTTCTTAGATCTTCCATCAGTCTCCTCATTCATCCCCCCTTTTGTCCATATTTGGAATACACGGAGCAAAAAATTCATATTTGTCCACACATGAGTGACTCACTGACAAATCTGACATCAATCAAAGACAACCTAATATTCAATTCATTAGTTTGCTATAAAATGATCAATAAAGCTAACCTGGAATGGAAACTGAGGCCATGGTTCAGATacaaagattagaagttcaataaagaagaaagaattaTAGAGAACCCGGAGATAAACCTAGACAGTAGTTCAATTTGAAATCTGCAATCCCAACGAAGCCATTTAAAATCGACTGCAATTAGACCTGAAATAGCTACTAACAAGTTAAAAAAGATCATTCAACAATAGGGAATTACGAGTTACTAATAACAAAATTAGGGACCTAGGGTTTCTCCGTAAACAAAAGACCATTCAAAATTAAGGAAGTAAACCATTCAAAATTAGGGAACTAGGGTTCCTGTGCATAAATGAGCTTACTAAATTCATATATATATTAGGGATAAAAGAATTATACCTTTATCGAAACTGTTAGATTGAAGCAGTTGATTTTGATTTCCTGTTTTGCCTCGATTGAACTTCTGAATCATCActtcaaaccctaactatcaattttattttcaatCACCATCATCTATTCTTAGAACCCTAAATTTCCTCCTCTGATCTCACTTCTTTCTCCAATTTTAGCTCAACATATCGATTTATAATGCTCAAATCACCAAACCCAATCTGTAATTTATTCTTGTTTATCACTAAATTGAAACTTCAATAAAATTCAAAAACCTAACTTTTCAAATTAAACTCCCCATCTCTACGTCTTCTC
This genomic stretch from Papaver somniferum cultivar HN1 chromosome 5, ASM357369v1, whole genome shotgun sequence harbors:
- the LOC113280113 gene encoding uncharacterized protein LOC113280113, giving the protein MQLNCQFIHSVLSTDMEALQNLTVECDLDSKQGSDYGEKEVVEGNVLMLEWLAGWFLCVSVLAVVLLYLEVNCWLCCLYAHLNFMSRLNFVGGPMCWNTRTFSASAGGEAFCNGQTSHVSKTDRYMQRKFGFVIIIAM